One Micromonospora craniellae genomic region harbors:
- a CDS encoding glycosyltransferase family 4 protein codes for MRIGLLTYHFPPEPAFIPGSLAEELTARGHEVRVLTGFPDYPGGHVYPGWRQRWRYETHSRRLTVRRVPRYSTGDVTPRGRMASWLSFAGSAALVGRRFFSGVDVLYVHQPPATAFATAALLRLLGPVPLVLHVPDVWAEDLPDGGDGRWAARVRAAMTLTYRAATVVAVTAPSLRDAVVGVGVDAAKVRVVLNWTDERIFQPATAGPAACRLVRRDDRCVVMHAGTIGARQGLETAVRAAAALEKTVDLVLVGSGADERRVRGLADELRADNVRFVDRRSPLDMPELYAAADYQLVMSRDVPALRSAVPDKLQAALSCGAPVVVSTGGDTAALVERTRAGLSCPPEDWATLADRFWLAAHIPPPARVEMGRRGREAYLREMSLPAGVDRVEALLRAVADGRTRNMSHDRNSHMTQERH; via the coding sequence ATGCGGATCGGCCTGCTGACGTACCACTTCCCGCCGGAACCGGCCTTCATCCCCGGCAGCCTGGCCGAGGAGTTGACCGCCAGGGGCCACGAGGTACGGGTGCTGACCGGCTTCCCGGACTACCCGGGCGGGCACGTGTACCCGGGCTGGCGCCAGCGCTGGCGGTACGAGACGCACAGCCGCCGGCTGACCGTGCGGCGGGTACCCCGGTACAGCACCGGCGATGTCACGCCGCGCGGCCGGATGGCCTCCTGGCTCTCCTTCGCCGGCAGCGCGGCGCTGGTCGGGCGCCGGTTCTTCAGCGGCGTCGACGTGCTCTACGTGCACCAGCCGCCGGCCACCGCGTTCGCCACGGCGGCCCTGCTGCGCCTGCTCGGCCCGGTCCCGCTGGTGCTGCACGTGCCGGACGTGTGGGCCGAGGACCTGCCGGACGGCGGCGACGGGCGATGGGCGGCCCGGGTCCGCGCGGCGATGACCCTGACCTACCGGGCCGCCACCGTGGTGGCGGTGACCGCGCCGTCGTTGCGGGACGCGGTGGTCGGCGTCGGTGTCGACGCGGCCAAGGTGCGGGTGGTGCTGAACTGGACCGACGAGCGGATCTTCCAGCCAGCCACGGCCGGACCTGCCGCATGTCGCCTGGTGCGCCGCGACGACCGGTGCGTGGTGATGCACGCCGGCACCATCGGGGCGCGGCAGGGGCTGGAGACGGCGGTACGGGCCGCCGCCGCGTTGGAGAAGACCGTGGACCTGGTCCTGGTGGGCTCGGGCGCGGACGAGCGGCGGGTGCGGGGGCTCGCCGACGAACTGCGCGCCGACAACGTCCGGTTCGTCGACCGGCGCTCGCCGTTGGACATGCCGGAGCTGTACGCCGCCGCCGACTACCAACTGGTGATGTCCCGGGACGTACCGGCTCTGCGCAGTGCCGTGCCGGACAAGCTCCAGGCGGCGCTCTCCTGCGGCGCGCCGGTCGTCGTCTCGACCGGCGGCGACACGGCCGCCCTGGTCGAGCGGACCCGGGCCGGGCTCTCCTGCCCGCCGGAGGACTGGGCCACCCTGGCGGACCGGTTCTGGCTGGCCGCGCACATCCCCCCGCCGGCCCGTGTCGAGATGGGCCGGCGCGGTCGTGAGGCGTACCTGCGGGAGATGTCGCTGCCGGCCGGGGTGGACCGCGTCGAGGCGCTGCTGCGGGCAGTGGCCGACGGCCGGACCCGGAACATGAGCCACGACCGAAACTCACATATGACCCAAGAGCGTCATTAA
- a CDS encoding arsenate reductase/protein-tyrosine-phosphatase family protein has product MLTGVLFVCHANLCRSPMAEFTARRLLAGRPLTVASAGTDAVEGLAMHPFAAEIAAGTGEDPAAFRSRRLAPEHLTEAVLVLTATRRQRSICTSLAPAALHRTFTVRQFGRLAAAAEPATDEPEDSLQAAVAAAALARGRLQPAPAEADDLRDPVAGTAADFRSCAEEIERSLRPLAALIGAAG; this is encoded by the coding sequence ATGCTCACCGGGGTGCTGTTCGTCTGCCACGCCAACCTGTGCCGGTCGCCGATGGCCGAGTTCACCGCGCGTCGCCTGCTCGCCGGACGGCCGTTGACCGTCGCGAGCGCCGGCACCGACGCCGTCGAGGGCCTGGCGATGCATCCGTTCGCCGCCGAGATCGCCGCCGGGACCGGCGAGGACCCGGCGGCGTTCCGCAGCCGGCGGCTCGCCCCGGAGCACCTCACCGAGGCGGTGCTGGTGCTGACCGCCACCCGACGCCAGCGTTCCATCTGCACCTCGCTGGCGCCGGCGGCACTGCACCGGACGTTCACGGTGCGCCAGTTCGGCCGGCTCGCTGCGGCGGCCGAGCCCGCGACGGACGAGCCGGAGGACTCGCTCCAGGCCGCGGTGGCCGCCGCCGCCCTGGCCCGGGGACGGCTGCAACCCGCCCCGGCCGAAGCCGACGACCTGCGTGACCCGGTCGCCGGCACGGCCGCCGACTTCCGCTCCTGCGCGGAGGAGATCGAGCGGTCCCTGCGCCCTCTGGCGGCGCTCATCGGGGCAGCCGGGTGA
- a CDS encoding polysaccharide biosynthesis tyrosine autokinase: protein MDLYRQLRLVRQRWWIVLVTLVVALGLTALITVRAQPRYVASVTFFVTTPSQGVTDAYQGGLFLQQRVKSYAELLTSDRLAQAAVADRQLGLTAEEIQRRVSTSTETGTVLLRASVTDTDQTRALRVTEALSAKFVELVQKVEARPDGSAGPIKIEVVSGPRVTPTPVSPQPLRNTAIGTLIGLLAGVALAILRGMADVRLRDAAGLQRVTGSPLLGEIPIDASARSAPLIVGDAATSARAEAVRKLRTNLRFVDVHEPARVIAVTSALQGEGKTTMSCNLAIALAEAGWRVLLVDADLRRPKVGDYLGIDSGVGLTDVLVGDVQVGDVVQRWGDKSLLVLPSGSAPPNPSELLGSKAMSDLLTALRESADIVIIDTAPLLAVTDGVVVAVQADGALLVTQQGRTSRAQVAAAARALHSVSVRLLGCVLNMARVPKAEAYQYEAYRVVAETPATTKAGRAGAGRHAERKPVADRPDHTQELTRLPR from the coding sequence ATGGACCTGTACCGCCAACTGCGACTCGTCCGCCAGCGCTGGTGGATCGTCCTGGTCACCCTCGTGGTGGCCCTCGGGCTGACCGCTCTGATCACCGTCCGGGCGCAACCTCGCTACGTCGCCTCGGTCACCTTCTTCGTCACCACCCCGAGCCAGGGCGTCACCGACGCCTACCAGGGCGGTCTCTTCCTGCAACAGCGGGTGAAGTCCTACGCCGAACTGCTGACCAGCGACCGCCTCGCGCAGGCCGCGGTCGCGGACAGACAGCTCGGGCTGACCGCCGAGGAGATCCAGCGGCGGGTCAGCACCTCGACCGAGACCGGCACCGTCCTGCTGCGGGCGTCGGTGACCGACACCGACCAGACCCGCGCCTTGCGGGTGACCGAGGCACTCTCGGCGAAGTTCGTCGAACTCGTGCAGAAGGTCGAGGCCCGACCGGACGGCAGCGCCGGACCCATCAAGATCGAGGTGGTCAGCGGACCACGGGTCACCCCCACCCCGGTCTCGCCGCAGCCACTGCGCAACACCGCCATCGGCACCCTGATCGGCCTGCTGGCCGGCGTGGCCCTGGCGATCCTGCGCGGCATGGCCGACGTACGCCTGCGGGACGCGGCCGGTCTGCAACGGGTGACCGGAAGCCCGCTGCTCGGCGAGATCCCGATCGACGCCAGCGCCCGCAGCGCCCCGCTGATCGTCGGCGACGCCGCCACCTCGGCGCGTGCCGAGGCAGTCCGCAAGCTCCGCACCAACCTGCGCTTCGTCGACGTGCACGAACCCGCCCGGGTCATCGCCGTCACCAGCGCGTTGCAGGGCGAGGGCAAGACCACCATGTCGTGCAACCTGGCCATCGCGCTGGCCGAGGCGGGCTGGCGGGTCCTGCTGGTCGACGCCGACCTGCGTCGGCCCAAGGTCGGCGACTATCTGGGCATCGACTCCGGGGTCGGGCTGACCGACGTGCTCGTCGGCGACGTGCAGGTCGGCGACGTGGTCCAGCGCTGGGGCGACAAGTCCCTGCTGGTGCTGCCCAGCGGCTCGGCGCCGCCGAACCCGAGCGAACTGCTCGGCTCCAAGGCCATGTCGGACCTGTTGACGGCCCTGCGCGAGTCCGCCGACATCGTCATCATCGACACCGCGCCGCTGCTCGCGGTCACCGACGGCGTGGTGGTCGCGGTGCAGGCCGACGGCGCGCTGCTGGTCACCCAGCAGGGGCGTACCTCGCGGGCGCAGGTGGCGGCGGCGGCACGGGCGCTGCACTCGGTCTCGGTCCGGCTGCTCGGCTGCGTGCTGAACATGGCCCGGGTGCCCAAGGCGGAGGCCTACCAGTACGAGGCGTACCGGGTGGTCGCCGAGACACCGGCGACGACGAAGGCCGGGCGGGCCGGTGCCGGTCGGCATGCCGAGCGCAAGCCGGTCGCCGACCGGCCCGATCACACCCAGGAACTCACCCGGCTGCCCCGATGA
- a CDS encoding DUF1622 domain-containing protein translates to MIQVLATVVAALGVLGAGIALVTTGSRSTALRVLLDMLVAAGLLRLTGEQTWRELAATVVIVLLRRMLSSALTENFRRSARPADPVGRAAGG, encoded by the coding sequence GTGATCCAGGTGTTGGCCACCGTCGTCGCCGCGCTCGGCGTGCTTGGCGCCGGGATCGCGCTGGTCACCACCGGTTCCCGGTCGACCGCGTTGCGGGTGCTGCTGGACATGCTCGTCGCCGCCGGCCTGTTGCGGCTGACCGGTGAGCAGACCTGGCGGGAACTCGCCGCCACCGTCGTGATCGTGCTGCTGCGGCGGATGCTCAGCAGCGCGTTGACGGAGAACTTTCGCCGGTCGGCACGCCCGGCCGACCCGGTCGGCCGGGCCGCCGGAGGCTGA
- a CDS encoding DUF1622 domain-containing protein — protein sequence MNVDVLLERGHHTLVIAVELVGAAVIVVGAAWAALRFVVDGIRYRDAAVFTRIRLTLGRFLVLGLEFQLAADILRTALSPTFAQIGQLAAIAAIRTVLNHVLGREIEREQGQVDRPGRAS from the coding sequence GTGAACGTCGACGTGCTCCTGGAGCGCGGTCACCACACACTGGTGATCGCGGTGGAACTCGTCGGAGCGGCGGTGATCGTCGTCGGAGCGGCTTGGGCCGCGCTGCGGTTCGTGGTCGACGGGATCCGCTACCGCGACGCCGCCGTGTTCACCCGGATCCGGTTGACCCTCGGCCGGTTCCTGGTGCTCGGCCTGGAGTTCCAGTTGGCGGCGGACATCCTGCGGACCGCGCTGTCGCCGACCTTCGCCCAGATCGGCCAGCTCGCCGCGATCGCCGCCATCCGGACGGTGCTGAATCACGTCCTCGGCCGGGAGATCGAGCGCGAGCAGGGGCAGGTCGACCGGCCGGGGCGGGCGTCGTGA
- a CDS encoding TMEM165/GDT1 family protein, with translation MEGFLVALAVSFGVIFVAELGDKSQLMALAFATRYRTVPILIGITIATAVVHLASVAIGAGLGAALPTGWISLLAGLAFIGFGLWTLRGDTLTEDEKRKAAKGGKSAVFAVGIAFFLAELGDKTMLATITLATQYGWFGTWIGSTIGMVAADALAIVVGRLLGRKLPERTIKYGAAALFALSGIWLIVEAVAELT, from the coding sequence ATGGAGGGGTTCCTCGTCGCGCTGGCGGTCAGTTTCGGCGTGATCTTCGTTGCCGAGCTGGGAGACAAGTCCCAGCTCATGGCCCTGGCATTCGCCACCAGATACCGCACCGTGCCGATCCTGATCGGCATCACCATCGCCACCGCCGTGGTGCACCTGGCGTCGGTGGCGATCGGCGCCGGTCTGGGTGCCGCGCTGCCCACCGGCTGGATCAGCCTGCTGGCCGGGCTGGCCTTCATCGGTTTCGGTCTCTGGACCCTGCGCGGGGACACGCTCACCGAGGACGAGAAGCGCAAGGCGGCCAAGGGTGGCAAGTCGGCCGTCTTCGCCGTCGGTATCGCGTTCTTCCTCGCCGAACTCGGTGACAAGACCATGCTGGCCACCATCACCCTGGCCACCCAGTACGGCTGGTTCGGCACCTGGATCGGCTCCACGATCGGCATGGTCGCCGCGGACGCGCTTGCCATCGTCGTCGGCCGGCTGCTCGGCCGTAAGCTGCCGGAGCGCACCATCAAGTACGGTGCCGCCGCCCTGTTCGCGCTCAGCGGCATCTGGCTGATCGTGGAGGCGGTCGCGGAGCTGACCTGA
- the egtD gene encoding L-histidine N(alpha)-methyltransferase, with protein MSTEPLKIHLDDRDIGRSLRHDVRVGLTGVPKWLPPKWFYDARGSELFEEITRLPEYYPTRAERAVLATHATEIAELTGAKTLIELGSGSSEKTRLLLDAFTRRRGLGTFVPLDVSASALAASTAALAADYAGLRVRGIVGDFTRHLDRLPAGGRRLVIFLGGTIGNLLPAERAEFLTRTRAALEVGDWLLVGTDLVKDPAVIVPAYDDEAGVTAEFNRNVLRVLNRELGADFDPAAFTHVALWDPEQEWIEMRLRAQRPVRVRVLDLDVAFAEGEELRTEVSAKFHPEGIAAELASAGLHAERFWTDPDDLFGVTLARAD; from the coding sequence ATGAGCACCGAGCCGCTGAAGATCCACCTCGACGACCGGGACATCGGCCGCAGCCTGCGGCACGACGTCCGGGTCGGGCTGACCGGCGTACCGAAGTGGTTGCCGCCGAAGTGGTTCTACGACGCACGGGGCAGTGAACTCTTCGAGGAGATCACCCGGTTGCCCGAGTACTACCCGACCCGCGCCGAACGCGCGGTGCTGGCCACGCACGCGACGGAGATCGCCGAGCTGACCGGCGCGAAGACGCTCATCGAACTCGGTTCCGGGTCGTCGGAGAAGACCCGGCTGCTGTTGGACGCCTTCACCCGGCGGCGCGGTCTGGGCACGTTCGTGCCCCTGGACGTGTCGGCCAGCGCACTGGCCGCGTCCACCGCCGCGCTCGCCGCCGACTATGCCGGGCTTCGGGTACGCGGCATCGTCGGCGACTTCACCCGGCATCTGGACCGGTTGCCCGCCGGTGGGCGGCGACTGGTGATCTTTCTCGGCGGCACCATCGGCAACCTGCTGCCGGCCGAGCGGGCCGAGTTCCTGACCCGGACGCGAGCCGCGTTGGAGGTGGGGGACTGGCTGCTGGTCGGTACCGACCTGGTGAAGGACCCGGCGGTGATCGTGCCCGCGTACGACGACGAGGCCGGGGTGACGGCGGAGTTCAACCGCAACGTGCTGCGGGTGCTCAACCGTGAACTGGGCGCCGACTTCGATCCGGCGGCGTTCACCCACGTCGCGCTCTGGGATCCGGAGCAGGAGTGGATCGAGATGCGGCTGCGGGCGCAGCGGCCGGTACGGGTGCGTGTCCTCGACCTCGACGTCGCCTTCGCCGAGGGGGAGGAGTTGCGGACCGAGGTGTCGGCGAAGTTCCACCCCGAGGGGATCGCCGCGGAGTTGGCCTCGGCCGGGCTCCACGCCGAGCGCTTCTGGACCGACCCCGACGACCTGTTCGGGGTGACCCTGGCCCGTGCGGACTGA
- the egtC gene encoding ergothioneine biosynthesis protein EgtC — protein sequence MCRHLAYLGPPLTLRELLFDPPYSLVRQSWAPRDMRGGGTINADGFGVGWYPPAGGDPVRYRRAQPIWSDPTIADLAAVTSTGAVLAAVRSATVGMAVVDAAAAPFAEGQWLFSHNGVVRGWPDSVVPLAATLPVRDLLTLDATTDSALLWALVRHRLRAGLSPGPAVAETVTSVAAAAPGSRLNLLLTDGRTVVASVAGHALSVRTTPDSVLLASEPHDDDPAWREVPDGHLVTATATGLHLRPLSRPDHHRPPDGREDG from the coding sequence ATGTGCCGCCACCTGGCCTACCTCGGGCCGCCGCTGACCCTGCGGGAGCTGCTGTTCGATCCGCCGTACTCGCTGGTGCGCCAGTCCTGGGCCCCCCGCGACATGCGGGGCGGCGGGACGATCAACGCGGACGGGTTCGGTGTCGGCTGGTACCCGCCGGCCGGCGGCGATCCGGTGCGGTACCGGCGGGCGCAGCCGATCTGGAGCGACCCGACCATCGCCGACCTGGCGGCGGTCACCTCGACGGGCGCGGTGCTGGCCGCGGTGCGCTCGGCCACGGTCGGCATGGCGGTGGTGGACGCCGCCGCCGCGCCCTTCGCCGAGGGCCAATGGCTGTTCAGCCACAACGGCGTGGTGCGCGGCTGGCCGGACTCGGTGGTGCCGCTGGCCGCCACCCTGCCGGTACGCGACCTGCTCACCCTCGACGCCACCACCGACTCGGCACTGCTGTGGGCGCTGGTCCGGCACCGGCTGCGCGCGGGGCTGTCGCCCGGGCCGGCGGTCGCCGAGACGGTCACCTCGGTCGCTGCGGCGGCCCCGGGGTCGCGGCTCAACCTGCTGCTCACCGACGGTCGCACGGTGGTCGCCAGCGTGGCCGGGCACGCCCTGTCGGTCCGCACCACACCGGACTCCGTGCTGCTGGCCTCGGAACCACACGACGACGACCCGGCCTGGCGGGAGGTGCCCGACGGTCACCTGGTCACCGCCACCGCCACCGGGCTGCACCTGCGCCCCCTGAGCCGACCCGATCACCACCGACCGCCCGACGGAAGGGAAGACGGATGA
- the egtB gene encoding ergothioneine biosynthesis protein EgtB codes for MTDTTTGLGTEDLRARIATELDRTRARTVGLTEAVDDGDLTRQHSPLMSPLVWDLAHIGNQEELWLVRDVGGREPVRCDIDDLYDAFKQPRKDRPSLPLLPPTEARAYVATVRDKVYDLLDGVSFDERRLVTDGFAFGMMVQHEQQHDETMLATHQLRTGPAVLHAPPPPEPAARVAEEVLVPTGPFTMGTDADPWALDNERPAHRVELPAYVIDAAPVTNGAYREFIADGGYDDPRWWSEAGWRHRQEAGLGAPMHWRRDGDGWAYRRFGRWDRVRDDEPVVHVCFHEAWAYATWAGKRLPTEAEWEKAARWDPATGRSRRYPWGDDEPTSAHANLGQRHLWPAPVGAYPAGASPLGVHQLMGDVWEWVSTPFRGYPGFAAFPYREYSEVFFGDDHRVLRGGSFGTDRAACRGTFRNWDYPIRRQIFSGFRCARDARPEEADR; via the coding sequence ATGACCGACACCACCACCGGCCTCGGCACGGAGGACCTGCGCGCACGGATCGCGACGGAACTGGACCGCACCCGGGCCCGCACCGTCGGGCTGACCGAGGCGGTCGACGACGGCGACCTGACGCGGCAGCACTCGCCGCTGATGTCCCCGCTGGTCTGGGACCTCGCCCACATCGGCAACCAGGAGGAACTCTGGCTGGTCCGGGACGTCGGCGGACGCGAACCGGTCCGGTGCGACATCGACGACCTCTACGACGCCTTCAAGCAGCCCCGCAAGGACCGCCCGTCACTGCCGCTGCTGCCGCCGACCGAGGCGCGGGCGTACGTGGCGACGGTCCGCGACAAGGTGTACGACCTGCTCGACGGCGTCTCCTTCGACGAGCGTCGGCTGGTCACCGACGGGTTCGCCTTCGGCATGATGGTGCAGCACGAGCAGCAGCACGATGAGACGATGCTCGCCACCCACCAGCTGCGCACCGGTCCTGCGGTGCTGCACGCGCCGCCGCCGCCCGAGCCGGCCGCCCGGGTGGCGGAGGAGGTGCTGGTGCCGACCGGCCCGTTCACCATGGGCACCGACGCCGACCCGTGGGCGCTGGACAACGAACGCCCGGCCCATCGGGTCGAGCTGCCCGCGTACGTCATCGACGCCGCCCCGGTGACCAACGGGGCGTACCGGGAGTTCATCGCCGACGGCGGGTACGACGATCCGCGCTGGTGGAGCGAGGCGGGCTGGCGGCACCGGCAGGAGGCTGGACTGGGCGCGCCGATGCACTGGCGGCGCGACGGCGACGGCTGGGCGTACCGGCGGTTCGGCCGGTGGGACCGGGTCCGCGACGACGAGCCGGTGGTGCACGTCTGCTTCCACGAGGCGTGGGCGTACGCCACCTGGGCCGGCAAGCGGCTGCCCACCGAGGCGGAGTGGGAGAAGGCGGCCCGCTGGGACCCGGCCACCGGCCGGTCCCGCCGCTACCCGTGGGGCGACGACGAGCCGACCTCGGCGCACGCCAACCTGGGCCAGCGGCACCTGTGGCCGGCGCCGGTCGGCGCGTACCCGGCCGGGGCGTCCCCGCTCGGCGTGCATCAGCTCATGGGCGACGTGTGGGAGTGGGTGTCGACGCCGTTCCGGGGCTATCCCGGCTTCGCCGCCTTCCCCTACCGGGAGTACTCCGAGGTCTTCTTCGGCGACGACCACCGGGTGCTGCGCGGTGGGTCGTTCGGCACCGACCGGGCCGCCTGCCGGGGCACCTTCCGCAACTGGGACTACCCGATCCGTCGGCAGATCTTCAGCGGTTTCCGCTGCGCCCGGGACGCGCGGCCCGAGGAGGCCGACCGGTGA
- the egtA gene encoding ergothioneine biosynthesis glutamate--cysteine ligase EgtA, with amino-acid sequence MVTSPEVDHIPVLRDRAAAARHLARICFKTGPPTYTGVELEWTVHETVDPTRHVDAARLRAALGPYSPTTLDRASPARRLLRGGTVTVEPGGQLEISTPPQASVTALIDATQSDIDQVTRLLDAAGLALGRTGIDAYRPPRPAIDTPRYRAMRRVFDRYGPDGRTMMYSTAGLQVCLDAGRSEQAAARWALVHAAGPPLLAAFATAGRHAGRDTGWASARMGAWARIDPARTAPVWTPDAAGVDPAAAWARYALAAPLLCVRDDSGDWTPPPDVTFADWIDGALPRRPTVDDLEYHVSTLFPPVRPRGYLELRYVDAQPGRGWTLPLAVLAALLGATDTTEAAMALALPVADRWLIAARHGLHDPCLATVAVGLLDLALAALPRLDLPAALHDEIDQGVRRRRDAAQRRQR; translated from the coding sequence GTGGTTACCTCACCGGAAGTCGATCACATACCCGTGCTGCGGGACCGCGCCGCAGCCGCCCGACATCTCGCCCGGATCTGCTTCAAGACCGGCCCACCGACGTACACGGGTGTCGAGCTCGAATGGACGGTCCACGAGACCGTCGACCCCACGCGTCACGTCGACGCCGCCCGGCTGAGAGCGGCACTGGGGCCCTACAGCCCCACCACCCTGGATCGTGCCAGCCCCGCCCGCAGACTTCTGCGGGGCGGCACGGTGACCGTCGAGCCCGGCGGGCAACTGGAGATCTCCACCCCGCCGCAAGCCTCCGTCACCGCTCTGATCGACGCCACCCAGTCTGACATCGACCAGGTCACCCGACTGCTCGACGCCGCCGGCCTGGCCCTCGGCCGCACCGGCATCGACGCGTACCGGCCGCCGCGACCGGCGATCGACACACCTCGCTACCGGGCCATGCGCCGGGTCTTCGACCGGTACGGCCCGGACGGCCGGACGATGATGTACAGCACCGCCGGCCTGCAGGTCTGCCTCGACGCGGGCCGATCCGAGCAGGCCGCCGCCCGGTGGGCGCTGGTGCACGCGGCCGGGCCACCGCTGCTGGCCGCCTTCGCCACCGCCGGCCGGCACGCCGGTCGGGACACCGGGTGGGCGTCGGCCCGGATGGGGGCCTGGGCCCGCATCGACCCGGCGCGCACCGCGCCGGTCTGGACACCCGACGCGGCCGGTGTCGACCCGGCCGCCGCCTGGGCCCGGTACGCACTGGCCGCCCCACTGCTCTGTGTACGGGACGACAGCGGCGACTGGACCCCGCCGCCGGACGTGACGTTCGCCGACTGGATCGACGGGGCCTTGCCCCGCCGGCCCACCGTCGACGATCTCGAATACCACGTGAGCACGCTGTTCCCACCGGTACGACCGCGCGGCTACCTGGAACTGCGCTACGTCGACGCCCAACCCGGGCGCGGTTGGACGCTGCCGCTGGCGGTGCTCGCCGCACTGCTCGGCGCCACCGACACCACCGAGGCCGCGATGGCGCTGGCCCTCCCGGTGGCCGACCGCTGGCTCATCGCCGCCCGGCACGGCCTGCACGACCCGTGTCTGGCCACCGTCGCCGTGGGCCTGCTCGACCTGGCACTGGCGGCGTTGCCCCGGCTCGACCTGCCGGCGGCCCTGCACGACGAGATCGACCAGGGAGTACGACGACGGCGCGACGCCGCCCAGAGGAGGCAGCGATGA
- a CDS encoding serine/threonine-protein kinase — translation MLSSEVVLSGRYRLDERVATGGMGDVWRASDLILGRQVAVKVLLPSLVSDPDFIARFRAEARIMAALRHPGIVQVFDCGEDDLPDGGRADYLVMEFVTGQPLARRIEAEGRLDVGLAMSVVAQAAQALHAAHLGGIVHRDVKPSNLLVQEDGTVVLVDFGVARSTNVTSITSTNAVPGTALYMAPEQAAGRPVSGATDLYALGAVAYCCLTGSPPFTGDNPLQVAVRHLDDPPPDLPPDIPEAVRVLVARALAKDPADRFSSGAAMAEAARAAVSDGSLPTVLAPAAGALREPGPDTRTDLPAGGAAPAGRRRRGALVGALTAVLVGFVALGAALGATSDANTPAVQLPTTSPSSETAGPDETPESPGESGPARVPPLRPAGSTASPTESPSVQPSSPQPSESSTTETPTPTPTSAEPTTPSATPSSQTPTTTPTTTTPPAPEPPDNGEAS, via the coding sequence GTGTTGTCTTCGGAGGTCGTACTCAGCGGTCGGTACCGCCTGGACGAACGCGTCGCCACCGGCGGCATGGGTGACGTCTGGCGCGCGTCCGACCTGATCCTCGGCCGGCAGGTCGCGGTGAAGGTGCTGCTGCCCTCGCTGGTCTCCGACCCCGACTTCATCGCCCGTTTCCGCGCCGAGGCCCGGATCATGGCCGCGCTGCGCCACCCGGGCATCGTCCAGGTCTTCGACTGCGGCGAGGACGACCTGCCCGACGGTGGGCGGGCCGACTACCTGGTCATGGAGTTCGTCACCGGCCAGCCGCTGGCCAGGCGGATCGAGGCCGAGGGTCGCCTGGACGTGGGCCTCGCGATGTCGGTGGTGGCGCAGGCGGCGCAGGCGCTGCACGCCGCGCACCTCGGCGGCATCGTGCACCGGGACGTGAAGCCGAGCAACCTGCTGGTGCAGGAGGACGGCACGGTCGTCCTGGTCGACTTCGGGGTGGCCCGGTCCACCAACGTGACGAGCATCACCAGCACGAACGCGGTGCCGGGCACCGCCCTCTACATGGCGCCGGAACAGGCCGCCGGGCGTCCGGTCTCCGGGGCGACCGACCTGTACGCGCTCGGCGCCGTCGCCTACTGCTGCCTGACCGGCAGCCCGCCGTTCACCGGGGACAACCCGCTCCAGGTCGCCGTCCGGCATCTCGACGACCCGCCGCCGGACCTGCCGCCCGACATCCCGGAGGCGGTGCGGGTGCTGGTCGCCCGCGCGCTCGCCAAGGACCCGGCCGACCGGTTCAGCAGCGGCGCGGCGATGGCCGAGGCGGCACGGGCCGCGGTCTCCGACGGGTCCCTGCCGACGGTCCTGGCGCCGGCCGCCGGGGCGTTGCGCGAGCCCGGCCCGGACACCCGCACGGACCTTCCGGCGGGCGGCGCCGCGCCGGCAGGTCGGCGGCGGCGCGGCGCGCTGGTCGGCGCGCTCACCGCCGTGCTGGTCGGGTTCGTGGCGCTCGGCGCGGCCCTCGGCGCGACCAGCGATGCCAACACCCCGGCGGTGCAGCTGCCGACGACCTCGCCGAGCTCCGAGACCGCCGGGCCCGACGAGACGCCGGAGAGCCCCGGGGAGAGCGGTCCCGCCCGCGTCCCGCCACTGCGCCCGGCGGGTTCCACGGCCAGCCCGACCGAATCCCCGTCGGTACAGCCGAGCTCCCCGCAGCCCAGCGAGTCGAGTACGACCGAAACCCCGACCCCGACCCCGACCAGCGCCGAGCCGACCACGCCCAGCGCCACCCCGTCGTCGCAGACGCCCACCACGACGCCGACCACCACCACGCCGCCGGCACCCGAACCGCCGGACAACGGCGAGGCCAGCTGA